In one Rubripirellula tenax genomic region, the following are encoded:
- a CDS encoding methionine-R-sulfoxide reductase produces MRLFLRWTALSVIPLGLLVGAVGCDQSATAVAAPTEESDVTPSTNTKAETDTSPSESSATPSSQPSGKVSKKVENKKTLPFVFGSYNPLNDLEAHVLLNKGTEAPGDGGYTLTKDPGIYLCRQCNARLYHAQDKFVSHCGWPSFDDEIEGAVARHTDADGRRVEITCANCDGHLGHVFEGERMTEKNTRHCVNSISMRFYPEGSELPPVIKLPDSEANPAQP; encoded by the coding sequence ATGCGACTGTTTCTTCGCTGGACCGCATTGTCCGTGATCCCACTGGGTCTATTGGTTGGCGCGGTGGGCTGTGATCAATCGGCGACCGCTGTCGCGGCACCGACCGAAGAATCCGACGTGACCCCGTCGACCAATACGAAAGCCGAGACGGATACGAGTCCGTCGGAATCGTCGGCAACTCCCTCATCGCAACCTTCCGGCAAAGTGAGCAAGAAAGTGGAAAACAAAAAAACGCTGCCCTTCGTTTTCGGTTCCTACAACCCGCTCAATGATCTCGAAGCGCACGTCCTTTTGAACAAGGGCACCGAAGCGCCCGGCGATGGCGGCTACACGTTGACGAAGGACCCCGGCATTTACCTGTGCCGTCAATGCAACGCTCGGCTGTACCACGCCCAAGACAAATTCGTCAGCCATTGCGGTTGGCCCAGTTTTGACGACGAAATCGAAGGCGCAGTGGCTCGCCACACCGATGCGGACGGCCGACGCGTCGAAATCACGTGCGCAAACTGCGATGGGCACCTCGGACACGTTTTTGAAGGAGAACGGATGACCGAGAAGAACACCCGGCACTGTGTCAATTCGATCTCGATGCGTTTTTATCCCGAAGGAAGCGAATTGCCGCCCGTGATCAAATTGCCGGATAGCGAAGCGAATCCCGCACAGCCGTAA